In Lolium rigidum isolate FL_2022 unplaced genomic scaffold, APGP_CSIRO_Lrig_0.1 contig_8472_1, whole genome shotgun sequence, the following proteins share a genomic window:
- the LOC124682320 gene encoding cell number regulator 10-like encodes MKPAAEPVTGIPVGGASAAGTWSSGLFDCFDDCGLCCLTCWCPCITFGKVAEIVDRGATSCGTAGALYALLATLTGCQCIYSCTYRAKMRTQYALPDGPCGDCCVHFCCEPCSLVQQYKELKARGYDPDIGWQLNAERGNGNAPAVQMMGR; translated from the coding sequence ATGAAGCCCGCCGCCGAGCCGGTCACCGGCATCCCCGTTGGCGGCGCCTCGGCCGCCGGCACCTGGTCATCCGGGCTCTTCGACTGCTTCGACGACTGCGGCCTCTGCTGCCTGACGTGCTGGTGCCCGTGCATCACCTTCGGCAAGGTGGCCGAGATCGTGGACCGCGGCGCGACGTCGTGCGGGACTGCCGGAGCGCTCTATGCGCTGCTGGCGACGCTCACCGGGTGCCAGTGCATCTACTCCTGCACCTACCGCGCCAAGATGCGCACCCAGTACGCGCTCCCGGACGGCCCCTGCGGCGACTGCTGCGTCCACTTCTGCTGCGAGCCGTGCTCGCTCGTCCAGCAGTACAAGGAGCTCAAGGCCCGCGGCTACGACCCCGACATCGGATGGCAGCTCAACGCCGAGCGCGGCAACGGCAACGCGCCCGCCGTGCAGATGATGGGCCGCTAA